A single genomic interval of Falco cherrug isolate bFalChe1 chromosome 8, bFalChe1.pri, whole genome shotgun sequence harbors:
- the INHA gene encoding inhibin alpha chain yields MPPCPGGSAAGRRARQAGRSLQQSPTSHRPTVRPMVMLLLLHLLPAMLPTAALASCTGAGADRQLVLAKVRARVLEHLSPPVLQEEAQKEARRVHRRHVLENPEVEPEELEDTSQVILFPSTDVPCEPTQPDKLLEEEGIFTYLFQPSAHTLSRTVTSAKLWFYTGPSAAPNHSAPDVLTLSPQGRMPVTAMVVQTPEHWTVFHFAPALLPQLLQPLFVLLVRCPGCPCLAEGDKMPFLVATTQAKGSERARRSTMPWSPAALSLLQRPSEDLAAHTNCRRASLNISFEELGWDKWIVHPSSFVFHYCHGSCAEGHGLSHRLGVQLCCAALPGTMRSLRVRTTSDGGYSFKYETVPNILAQDCTCV; encoded by the exons ATGCCACCCTGCCCCGGGGGGAGTGCAGCAGGCAGACGGGctaggcaggcaggcaggagcctgcagcagagccccACAAGCCACCGGCCCACTGTGCGTCCCATGGTcatgctgctcctcctgcacctgctgcctgccatgCTGCCCACCGCTGCCCTGGCCAGCTGCACCGGCGCTGGTGCTGATCGGCAGCTCGTTCTGGCCAAGGTGCGGGCTCGGGTGCTGGAGCATCTGAGCCCCCCGGTTCTCCAGGAGGAGGCCCAGAAGGAAGCGAGGAGGGTACACCGGAGACACGTCCTTGAAAACCCTGAAGTTGAgccagaggagctggaggacaCTTCCCAAGTGatccttttcccttccacag ACGTGCCCTGCGAGCCCACACAGCCGGAcaagctgctggaggaagaaggaatttTCACCTACCTCTTCCAGCCCTCGGCGCACACCCTGAGCCGCACGGTGACCTCTGCCAAGCTCTGGTTTTACACCGGCCCCTCTGCTGCCCCCAACCACTCAGCCCCCGACGTGCTGACCCTGTCACCACAGGGCCGCATGCCGGTGACGGCCATGGTGGTGCAGACGCCCGAGCACTGGACTGTGTTTCACTTCGCCCCggcactgctgccccagctctTGCAGCCGCTCTTCGTGCTCCTGGTGCGCTGTCctggctgcccctgcctggccGAGGGGGACAAGATGCCCTTCTTGGTGGCCACCACCCAGGCCAAGGGCAGCGAGAGGGCTCGCCGCTCCACCATGCCCTGGTCCCCGGCTGCCCTGAGCCTGCTGCAGCGCCCATCTGAGGACCTGGCTGCCCATACCAACTGCCGCCGGGCTTCCCTCAACATCTCCTtcgaggagctgggctgggacaagtgGATCGTACATCCCAGCAGCTTTGTTTTCCACTACTGTCATGGGAGCTGTGCCGAGGGCCATGGGCTGAGCCACCGCCTGggtgtgcagctctgctgtgccgcCCTGCCCGGCACCATGCGCTCCCTGCGCGTCCGCACCACCTCCGACGGTGGGTACTCCTTCAAGTACGAGACAGTGCCCAACATCCTGGCGCAGGACTGCACCTGCGTCTAG